A genome region from Geminicoccus roseus DSM 18922 includes the following:
- the dapD gene encoding 2,3,4,5-tetrahydropyridine-2,6-dicarboxylate N-succinyltransferase has translation MDIEALRRQVEDAFNRAGEIGPHTTGADREAVDATLDLLDSGRLRVAEKIDGQWQVHQWAKKAVLLSFRLNAMSRIEGGPGGSGWWDKVPSKFQDRDAGWFEQQGFRAVPNAVVRRSAYIAPGVVLMPSFVNLGAFVDKGTMVDTWATIGSCAQIGKNCHISGGAGIGGVLEPLQAGPVIIEDDCFIGARSEVAEGVLVETGSVLSMGVYLGASTRIVDRATGEVFKGRVPPYSVVVPGTMPGKPLLDGSPGPGLYCAVIVKRVDAQTRSKTSINELLRD, from the coding sequence ATGGATATCGAGGCCCTGCGCCGCCAGGTCGAGGATGCTTTCAACCGTGCCGGCGAGATCGGCCCGCACACGACCGGTGCCGATCGCGAGGCCGTCGACGCCACGCTGGACCTCCTGGACAGCGGCCGGCTGCGCGTCGCCGAGAAGATCGACGGGCAGTGGCAGGTCCACCAGTGGGCGAAGAAGGCGGTGCTGCTCTCGTTCCGCCTGAACGCGATGAGCCGGATCGAGGGCGGCCCCGGCGGCTCGGGCTGGTGGGACAAGGTCCCCTCCAAGTTCCAGGACCGCGACGCCGGCTGGTTCGAGCAGCAGGGCTTTAGGGCAGTGCCGAACGCGGTGGTGCGCCGCTCCGCCTATATCGCGCCGGGCGTGGTGCTGATGCCGTCCTTCGTCAATCTCGGCGCGTTCGTCGACAAGGGCACCATGGTCGACACCTGGGCGACCATCGGGTCCTGCGCCCAGATCGGCAAGAACTGCCACATCTCCGGCGGCGCCGGGATCGGCGGGGTGCTGGAGCCCTTACAGGCCGGCCCGGTGATCATCGAGGACGACTGCTTCATCGGCGCGCGCTCCGAGGTTGCCGAGGGCGTGCTGGTGGAGACCGGCTCGGTGCTGTCGATGGGCGTCTATCTGGGCGCGTCGACCAGGATCGTCGATCGCGCCACCGGCGAGGTGTTCAAGGGCCGGGTTCCGCCCTATTCGGTGGTGGTGCCGGGCACCATGCCGGGCAAGCCGCTGCTCGACGGCTCGCCCGGGCCCGGCCTGTACTGCGCCGTGATCGTCAAGCGCGTCGACGCGCAGACCCGCTCCAAGACCTCGATCAACGAACTGCTGCGCGACTGA
- the dapE gene encoding succinyl-diaminopimelate desuccinylase, translating to MATIDPVDLTSALVRCRTITPAEAGALDLLGRELEKIGFTVHRVPFQAEGTARVDNLFARLGDTSPHLAFAGHVDVVPPGDTEAWTRDPFGGEVVDGMLYGRGSADMKSGIACFVAAAAAYLAEKGAPARGSISLVITGDEEGPSINGTQPLLRWMDENGHRPDACLVGEPTSVERNGDMMKVGRRGSANGVLVVEGRQGHTAYPHRADNPAHRIVRMLERILAEPIDQGTEFFAPTDLQVTSIDIGNPSSNVIPAEASARFNIRYSDLQDRDRLEAWLRARCDAVGGSYRLELASSGDAFLTKPGMFTDLVAGAVESVTGAPPEASTSGGTSDARFVKNYCPVVELGLVGQTMHQVDERVQTADIVSLTRCYQTILDRWFARPQNGA from the coding sequence ATGGCCACCATCGACCCCGTCGACCTCACCTCCGCCCTGGTGCGCTGCCGCACGATCACCCCGGCCGAGGCCGGGGCGCTCGACCTGCTCGGCCGCGAGCTCGAGAAGATCGGCTTCACCGTGCACCGGGTGCCGTTCCAGGCGGAGGGCACGGCGCGGGTCGACAATTTGTTCGCCCGGCTGGGCGACACGTCCCCGCATCTGGCGTTCGCCGGCCATGTCGACGTGGTGCCGCCCGGCGATACCGAGGCCTGGACCCGGGACCCGTTCGGCGGCGAGGTGGTCGACGGCATGCTCTACGGCCGCGGCTCGGCCGACATGAAGAGCGGGATCGCCTGCTTCGTGGCCGCGGCCGCCGCCTACCTCGCCGAGAAGGGCGCCCCGGCCAGAGGCTCGATCTCGCTGGTGATCACCGGCGACGAGGAGGGACCGTCGATCAACGGCACCCAGCCGCTCCTGCGCTGGATGGACGAGAACGGCCACCGCCCCGATGCCTGCCTGGTGGGCGAGCCGACCTCGGTGGAGCGCAACGGCGACATGATGAAGGTCGGCCGGCGCGGCTCCGCCAACGGGGTATTGGTGGTGGAGGGCCGCCAGGGCCACACCGCCTACCCGCACCGCGCCGACAACCCCGCGCACCGGATCGTGCGGATGCTGGAGCGGATCCTGGCCGAGCCGATCGACCAGGGCACCGAGTTTTTCGCGCCCACCGACCTGCAGGTCACCTCGATCGACATCGGCAACCCGTCCAGCAACGTGATCCCGGCCGAGGCCAGCGCCCGCTTCAACATCCGCTACAGCGACCTGCAGGACCGCGACCGGCTGGAGGCCTGGCTGCGGGCGCGCTGCGACGCGGTGGGCGGCAGCTACCGGCTGGAGCTGGCCTCCAGCGGCGACGCGTTTTTGACCAAGCCCGGCATGTTCACCGATCTGGTGGCGGGCGCGGTGGAGAGCGTCACCGGAGCCCCGCCCGAGGCCTCCACCAGCGGCGGCACCTCGGACGCAAGGTTCGTGAAGAACTACTGCCCGGTGGTGGAGCTGGGCCTGGTCGGCCAGACCATGCACCAGGTCGACGAGCGGGTGCAGACCGCCGACATCGTTTCCCTGACCCGGTGCTACCAGACGATCCTGGATCGCTGGTTCGCCCGGCCGCAGAACGGCGCCTGA